One window from the genome of Microbacterium sulfonylureivorans encodes:
- a CDS encoding DUF4328 domain-containing protein: protein MTLAVATQVLLIVCGVMSIVTIGVETFGITSATAYLDGYTSAIDLINTYDRVTLIVTILAAIAILATGVLWVLWQYRAAKHAAGQTRRSPGWHVGSWVVPIICLWFPYQNISDLWRATGRSRPAWQIVWWACWIVSSVLFQIATRIFAVAEDLELFRLGMSLSLAGEVFQMAAVPFAWLIVRDITLGITRRSAVGIPKMVS from the coding sequence ATGACGCTGGCGGTCGCTACCCAGGTGCTCCTCATTGTCTGCGGTGTCATGTCTATTGTCACCATCGGAGTCGAAACCTTCGGGATCACCTCGGCCACCGCCTACCTCGATGGCTACACCTCCGCTATCGATCTGATCAACACCTACGACCGCGTCACTCTGATCGTCACGATCCTGGCGGCGATCGCAATTCTCGCCACTGGCGTGCTGTGGGTGCTTTGGCAGTACCGCGCCGCCAAGCACGCCGCCGGCCAGACGCGGCGATCGCCCGGCTGGCATGTCGGCTCCTGGGTTGTGCCGATCATCTGCCTCTGGTTCCCGTACCAGAACATTTCCGACCTCTGGCGCGCAACGGGCCGCTCTCGACCCGCGTGGCAGATTGTGTGGTGGGCGTGCTGGATCGTCAGCAGCGTCCTGTTCCAGATAGCAACCCGCATCTTCGCGGTCGCCGAGGACCTAGAACTGTTCCGGCTCGGAATGTCTCTGAGCCTGGCAGGCGAGGTATTCCAGATGGCTGCCGTGCCGTTTGCGTGGCTGATCGTCCGCGACATCACCCTGGGAATCACGCGGCGCTCGGCTGTCGGCATCCCAAAGATGGTCAGTTGA
- a CDS encoding thioredoxin family protein gives MDEFMVAFGLVANVITVVAGLVAIFGVVWAILGRAKLTVNTDVNPGLTPSLVVRVSSTGSNPVHDVELAVGALDDNGFALWGDGAGRRSALNRGEALTVTAFDDGPTSFGFPPFEGEHRHPMKPGEGFYVTVQWRSPLFPWRRKSRTYAWPPALRFASRQPKLLRWRAESRFFERAHDPRNYSARPGFTRPKWAPSPATVATDATFNALVAEHKGPVLVGFGPALQGQFWLEVQRMLHAFAANYAPRVRVLIVTIEDCPSAASKYTTGTFPHFKVFRNGQVLASHDGAGSMLDVEAGLSPHLS, from the coding sequence GTGGATGAGTTCATGGTGGCGTTCGGGCTTGTCGCAAACGTCATCACCGTGGTCGCAGGGCTCGTCGCGATCTTCGGCGTTGTATGGGCAATACTCGGTCGCGCGAAGCTGACTGTGAACACCGACGTGAACCCGGGACTCACACCGAGCCTGGTCGTGAGGGTCTCCTCTACTGGGTCGAATCCCGTCCACGACGTCGAACTTGCAGTCGGCGCTCTCGATGACAACGGATTCGCCCTTTGGGGTGACGGTGCTGGCAGAAGATCCGCACTCAATCGTGGGGAAGCTCTCACGGTCACCGCCTTCGACGACGGGCCCACGTCGTTCGGCTTCCCGCCATTCGAGGGCGAGCATCGCCACCCAATGAAGCCCGGCGAAGGCTTCTACGTAACTGTGCAGTGGCGCTCGCCTCTGTTCCCATGGCGCCGCAAGTCGCGCACCTATGCCTGGCCACCCGCACTTCGCTTCGCGAGCCGGCAACCAAAGCTACTCAGGTGGCGAGCCGAATCGAGATTCTTCGAGCGAGCGCACGACCCCAGGAATTATTCTGCACGACCGGGGTTCACGCGGCCGAAGTGGGCTCCATCACCGGCCACTGTGGCAACCGATGCGACTTTCAACGCTCTCGTTGCGGAGCACAAGGGGCCCGTGCTGGTGGGGTTTGGGCCAGCATTGCAAGGACAGTTCTGGCTGGAGGTACAGCGGATGCTGCATGCCTTTGCCGCGAACTACGCCCCTCGCGTCAGGGTGCTCATCGTGACGATCGAAGACTGCCCGAGCGCAGCGTCCAAGTACACGACGGGGACGTTCCCTCACTTCAAAGTGTTCCGAAACGGACAGGTCCTAGCCTCACACGATGGCGCCGGCTCGATGCTGGACGTTGAAGCTGGACTCTCGCCGCACTTGAGTTAG
- a CDS encoding DUF4440 domain-containing protein: MAEEELLTSATRRDPDRVRELLHPEFIEIGRWGRRWSREEIVAAMAVEIERAPVATSDWEFSELVPGVALVGYTVHGADRVSRQSSVWVMTDGKPQLRFHQGTIVTAH; encoded by the coding sequence GTGGCTGAGGAGGAGTTGCTCACATCAGCGACTCGGCGCGATCCGGATCGGGTACGCGAACTTCTCCATCCCGAGTTCATCGAGATCGGCCGTTGGGGCAGGCGATGGTCGCGAGAGGAGATCGTTGCGGCGATGGCCGTCGAGATCGAGCGTGCCCCCGTCGCCACGTCGGACTGGGAGTTCAGTGAATTGGTGCCCGGCGTCGCTCTCGTTGGATACACCGTCCACGGCGCGGACCGCGTCAGTCGCCAATCATCCGTGTGGGTCATGACTGACGGAAAGCCGCAACTCCGCTTCCACCAAGGCACCATCGTCACGGCGCATTAG
- a CDS encoding DUF4279 domain-containing protein has product MIQSGQASLVVLATETAPDDVSQLLGLVPSETHLKGASLRSGRVRERHVWTLDVGQLDNTEDDQSGTRALRELLNRCQVAAGRFASLPSDCEARIWWSAYSDSHQGGFVIPTALAQQLALLGVDLFGTTWCRDEDK; this is encoded by the coding sequence ATGATTCAGTCCGGACAAGCGTCTCTCGTGGTACTCGCGACAGAAACTGCGCCCGATGACGTATCCCAACTGCTCGGATTGGTTCCCAGCGAGACACATCTCAAAGGCGCGTCGCTGCGCTCTGGACGCGTGCGTGAGCGTCACGTGTGGACACTCGACGTCGGACAGCTGGACAACACTGAAGACGATCAGAGCGGAACTCGAGCCCTTCGAGAGCTGCTCAACCGGTGCCAAGTCGCTGCAGGACGCTTTGCTTCCCTGCCATCGGACTGCGAAGCACGCATCTGGTGGAGCGCGTACTCCGACTCACATCAAGGCGGATTCGTGATCCCCACTGCCCTCGCACAGCAGCTTGCTTTGCTCGGCGTGGATCTGTTCGGCACCACCTGGTGCCGGGATGAAGACAAGTAG
- a CDS encoding S66 family peptidase: protein MVAKSLRAAPKALPGDRVAVISPAFAAPAISPTLHEQAMRRLTEATGLIPVEYPTTRQLGASAEARAADVTEAFADPSIRAVLVTIGGDDQVTVIPHIDAGVLAANPKPFLGYSDNTNLHNLLWNLGVPSFYGGSTQVHLGPGPHLDDIHVRSLRAALLDGGTLELTEPGESEDFGWPWEDPRSLLDFGAREVTEPWTWAGPEKAVSGRSWGGCIEVIDQIALAGRMPDVSDFDGAILLLETGGEVPSVTEVKRWVRALGERGVLGAVAGVLVARPPVSERLSPVSSVPERTRLRDAQRDTIIEQIVRYNPNAVVCVGVPFGHTRPQWIVPHGGTIALDGARHIVTADY from the coding sequence ATGGTCGCAAAGTCATTGAGAGCTGCTCCGAAGGCTCTGCCGGGTGATCGGGTCGCCGTGATCTCGCCGGCATTCGCCGCTCCCGCGATCTCGCCCACGCTGCACGAGCAGGCAATGCGCCGGCTGACCGAGGCGACAGGACTGATCCCGGTCGAATACCCAACCACCCGGCAACTCGGCGCAAGTGCGGAGGCCCGTGCCGCCGACGTCACCGAAGCTTTCGCAGACCCGAGCATCCGCGCCGTGCTGGTCACGATCGGCGGCGACGATCAGGTGACCGTCATCCCGCATATCGACGCCGGGGTGCTCGCGGCGAACCCGAAGCCGTTCCTGGGCTACAGCGACAACACGAACCTGCACAACCTGCTCTGGAACCTCGGCGTGCCGAGCTTCTACGGCGGGTCGACCCAGGTGCACCTCGGGCCTGGCCCTCATCTCGATGACATCCATGTGCGGTCGCTGCGGGCTGCCCTGCTCGACGGCGGCACTCTCGAGCTCACCGAGCCCGGCGAGTCCGAGGACTTCGGGTGGCCGTGGGAAGACCCACGATCTCTGTTGGACTTCGGCGCACGTGAGGTCACCGAGCCATGGACGTGGGCTGGACCGGAGAAGGCCGTGTCTGGTCGCAGCTGGGGCGGTTGCATCGAGGTCATCGACCAGATTGCTCTTGCCGGACGAATGCCCGACGTTTCTGACTTCGACGGGGCGATCCTGCTGCTGGAGACCGGCGGGGAGGTACCGTCTGTGACCGAGGTCAAGCGTTGGGTACGCGCCCTGGGCGAGCGCGGAGTCCTCGGCGCAGTTGCCGGTGTGCTTGTTGCCCGACCGCCGGTCAGCGAGCGGCTTTCACCCGTGTCCTCAGTGCCGGAGCGAACCCGCCTGCGCGACGCGCAACGGGACACAATCATCGAGCAGATCGTCAGATACAACCCAAACGCGGTGGTCTGCGTCGGGGTGCCGTTCGGACACACCCGCCCGCAATGGATCGTCCCACATGGCGGCACCATCGCACTCGACGGAGCACGCCACATTGTGACTGCTGACTACTGA